One genomic segment of Stenotrophomonas sp. 704A1 includes these proteins:
- a CDS encoding HvfX family Cu-binding RiPP maturation protein — translation MNLPTLTAARGQLDRLAPWLAPLGLRLLLAWEYFESGREKLHGQNWFADLQDAFPFPFDQLPATLNWQLATWFELVGAACLLLGFGTRFAAASLLVLTLVATYAVHWPMEWNSLADLAMGYAISDQGFGNFKLPLLFMAMLLPLMFSGAGRLSVDALLARPGRIAPAATA, via the coding sequence ATGAACCTTCCGACCCTGACCGCCGCGCGCGGCCAGCTGGACCGTCTCGCCCCCTGGTTGGCGCCGCTCGGCCTGCGCCTGCTGCTGGCCTGGGAATACTTCGAATCCGGCCGCGAGAAACTGCACGGGCAGAACTGGTTCGCCGACCTGCAGGACGCGTTTCCGTTCCCGTTCGACCAGTTGCCGGCCACACTGAACTGGCAGCTGGCCACCTGGTTCGAACTGGTCGGCGCGGCCTGCCTGCTGCTCGGCTTCGGCACCCGTTTCGCCGCCGCCAGCCTGCTGGTGCTGACGCTGGTGGCCACCTATGCGGTGCATTGGCCGATGGAGTGGAACTCGCTGGCGGACCTGGCGATGGGCTATGCGATCAGCGACCAGGGCTTCGGCAACTTCAAGCTGCCGCTGCTGTTCATGGCGATGCTGCTGCCGCTGATGTTCAGCGGGGCCGGCAGGCTGAGCGTGGATGCGCTTCTGGCGCGGCCTGGACGGATCGCGCCCGCCGCCACCGCATGA
- the phoU gene encoding phosphate signaling complex protein PhoU, with amino-acid sequence MNLPNDHIVKSYDEEQQRLVAEIVRMGEMAVAQLEASMDVIEKRDENAAHRIIANDEAIDALEQQISHDVMRLALRGPMARDLREILAGLRIPADIERIGDYAANVAKRSIALGKVPPLPQIQGLRALGRLAAQQVRRAIAAYRDNDAEAALALREDDARLDAQYTALFRELLTYMMEDPRNITPCTHLLFMAKNLERVGDHATNIAENVWFLVHGEQPLPPREKRDETSSTDHV; translated from the coding sequence ATGAACCTTCCCAACGACCACATCGTCAAGAGCTACGACGAAGAGCAGCAGCGCCTGGTGGCCGAGATCGTGCGCATGGGCGAGATGGCCGTCGCCCAGCTCGAGGCGTCGATGGACGTCATCGAGAAGCGCGACGAGAACGCCGCCCATCGCATCATCGCCAACGACGAAGCGATCGACGCGCTGGAACAGCAGATCAGTCACGATGTGATGCGCCTGGCACTGCGCGGCCCGATGGCCCGCGACCTGCGCGAGATCCTGGCCGGCCTGCGCATCCCCGCCGACATCGAGCGCATCGGCGACTACGCGGCCAACGTTGCCAAGCGTTCGATCGCGCTGGGCAAGGTGCCGCCGCTGCCGCAGATCCAGGGCCTGCGCGCACTGGGCCGGTTGGCTGCACAGCAGGTCCGTCGTGCCATCGCGGCCTACCGCGACAACGACGCCGAAGCGGCGCTGGCGCTGCGCGAGGATGACGCCCGCCTGGATGCGCAGTACACCGCCCTGTTCCGCGAGCTGCTGACCTACATGATGGAAGACCCGCGCAACATCACCCCGTGCACGCACCTGCTGTTCATGGCCAAGAACCTGGAGCGGGTGGGCGACCACGCCACCAACATCGCCGAGAACGTGTGGTTCCTCGTGCACGGCGAACAGCCGCTGCCGCCGCGCGAGAAGCGCGACGAGACCTCCAGCACCGACCACGTCTGA
- a CDS encoding OprO/OprP family phosphate-selective porin translates to MKLHHQLLTVAVAAALYVPAAHAEVAIDVIGGSEITFEGLVQADGNWFDNDLTDLNGGDAGNGKDSEFELRRAELVLKGKGPGNVEWVVGYDAKADKFLDTNVKYKLLGNANHFIQVGQFKQPNSLEELSSTKNNDFISKAAVTNTYAVARRLGGAYSYGQDNWSITASAFGRELTRNLAHGSGYGARGTFAPINEKGQVLHFGLSYVDYDADADTLRVRARPNADLATARLVDSGNLTDTDRISTIGAEAMYFQGPFKAQAEYYSSKAKRYDHDNYTSDGYYVSGVWNVTGETWSYKGGTPGTGLPNNPASGQWQLGVRYDHMDLNDGNLTANPVAGRPPIVDGVLGGKMDIWTVGANWYWRSNFKLMLNYVMVDSKKYSSSARGFVNDDPNILEARAQFFW, encoded by the coding sequence ATGAAACTGCATCACCAACTCCTGACGGTCGCCGTGGCTGCTGCGCTGTACGTGCCGGCCGCCCACGCCGAAGTCGCCATCGATGTGATCGGCGGTTCGGAAATCACCTTCGAAGGCCTGGTCCAGGCCGACGGCAACTGGTTCGACAACGACCTGACCGACCTCAACGGCGGCGATGCAGGCAACGGCAAGGACAGCGAATTCGAACTGCGCCGCGCCGAGCTGGTGCTGAAGGGCAAGGGCCCGGGCAACGTGGAATGGGTGGTCGGCTATGACGCCAAGGCCGACAAGTTCCTCGACACCAACGTGAAGTACAAGCTGCTGGGCAACGCCAACCACTTCATCCAGGTCGGCCAGTTCAAGCAGCCCAACAGCCTGGAAGAACTGTCCAGCACCAAGAACAACGACTTCATCTCCAAGGCCGCGGTCACCAACACCTACGCCGTGGCCCGCCGCCTGGGCGGCGCCTACAGCTATGGCCAGGACAACTGGTCGATCACCGCCAGCGCCTTCGGCCGCGAACTGACCCGCAACCTGGCCCACGGCAGCGGCTACGGCGCGCGCGGTACCTTCGCCCCGATCAACGAGAAGGGCCAGGTCCTGCACTTCGGCCTGAGCTACGTCGACTACGACGCCGACGCCGACACCCTGCGCGTGCGTGCCCGCCCCAACGCCGACCTGGCCACCGCGCGCCTGGTCGACAGCGGCAACCTGACCGACACCGACCGCATCAGCACCATCGGCGCCGAAGCCATGTACTTCCAGGGCCCGTTCAAGGCCCAGGCCGAGTACTACTCCAGCAAGGCCAAGCGCTACGACCACGACAACTACACCAGCGACGGCTACTACGTCAGCGGCGTGTGGAATGTCACCGGCGAAACCTGGAGCTACAAGGGCGGCACCCCGGGCACCGGCCTGCCGAACAACCCGGCCAGCGGCCAGTGGCAGCTGGGCGTGCGCTACGACCACATGGACCTGAACGACGGCAACCTCACCGCCAACCCGGTGGCCGGTCGTCCGCCGATCGTCGATGGCGTGCTGGGCGGCAAGATGGACATCTGGACCGTCGGCGCCAACTGGTACTGGCGCTCGAACTTCAAGCTGATGCTCAACTACGTGATGGTCGACAGCAAGAAGTACAGCTCCTCGGCCCGCGGCTTCGTCAACGACGATCCGAACATCCTGGAAGCCCGCGCGCAGTTCTTCTGGTAA
- a CDS encoding HvfB family MNIO-type RiPP peptide maturase codes for MASTEVRASVVHPRLPLPAAAAGLGLRRALLQPLRDAPAGDFDFLECAPENWIDVGGPAGDALAELAQRHPLSCHGLSLSLGGSAALDTQLLEQVGRFLEKHRVPLYSEHLSYCSDDGHLYDLLPIPFTDEAVRHTAARIARVQDLLGRRIAVENVSYYLAPEPAMDELAFTNAVLAEADCDLLLDVNNVYVNACNHGYDADTFIAGLPAQRIVCLHVAGHLDEAPDLKIDTHGSAVIDPVWELLARTYARIGARPTLLERDFNFPPYAELQGELQTIRRLQASHAGSAHG; via the coding sequence GTGGCAAGCACTGAGGTACGCGCCAGCGTCGTCCACCCGCGGCTGCCGCTGCCTGCGGCGGCCGCCGGGTTGGGGCTGCGCCGGGCGCTGCTGCAACCGCTGCGCGATGCACCGGCCGGCGATTTCGATTTCCTCGAATGCGCGCCGGAAAACTGGATCGATGTGGGTGGCCCGGCCGGTGACGCGCTGGCCGAACTGGCGCAGCGCCATCCGCTGAGCTGCCACGGCCTGTCACTGTCGCTGGGGGGCAGCGCAGCGCTGGATACCCAGCTGCTCGAGCAGGTCGGCCGGTTCCTCGAGAAGCACCGCGTGCCGCTGTACAGCGAACACCTGAGCTACTGCAGTGACGACGGCCACCTGTACGACCTGCTGCCGATTCCGTTCACCGACGAAGCCGTGCGCCATACCGCGGCCCGCATCGCCCGCGTGCAGGACCTGCTGGGTCGCCGCATCGCAGTGGAGAACGTCTCCTACTACCTGGCACCGGAACCGGCGATGGACGAACTGGCCTTCACCAATGCCGTGCTCGCCGAAGCCGACTGCGACCTGCTGCTGGACGTCAACAATGTCTACGTCAACGCCTGCAATCACGGCTACGACGCCGACACCTTCATCGCCGGCCTGCCTGCGCAGCGCATCGTCTGCCTGCACGTGGCCGGACATCTGGACGAAGCCCCGGACCTGAAGATCGATACCCACGGCAGTGCGGTGATCGACCCGGTCTGGGAGCTGCTGGCGCGGACCTATGCACGCATCGGCGCGCGCCCGACCCTGCTCGAGCGCGACTTCAATTTCCCGCCCTATGCCGAACTGCAGGGCGAACTGCAGACCATCCGCCGCCTGCAGGCCAGCCACGCCGGGAGCGCCCATGGCTGA
- a CDS encoding HvfA family oxazolone/thioamide-modified RiPP metallophore, whose product MSSSNKTLSLLTATALAAGLGVTASASALSMTDLAQGYLVAGQAAKAADAKHAEGKCGADGKSAEGKCGGDKGKAAEGKCGEGKCGADKGKAAGGAATDAKAGAKAGDKKAAEGKCGEGKCGGKH is encoded by the coding sequence ATGAGCAGTTCCAACAAGACCCTGTCCCTGCTGACCGCCACCGCCCTGGCCGCAGGCCTGGGCGTGACTGCCAGTGCTTCGGCCCTGAGCATGACCGACCTTGCCCAGGGCTACCTGGTGGCTGGCCAGGCAGCGAAGGCAGCCGATGCCAAGCACGCCGAAGGCAAGTGTGGCGCCGACGGCAAGAGCGCTGAAGGCAAGTGCGGCGGTGACAAGGGCAAGGCGGCCGAGGGCAAGTGTGGTGAAGGCAAGTGCGGTGCCGACAAGGGCAAGGCAGCGGGCGGCGCTGCCACCGATGCCAAGGCAGGTGCCAAGGCCGGCGACAAGAAGGCGGCCGAAGGCAAGTGTGGCGAAGGCAAGTGCGGTGGCAAGCACTGA
- the rnt gene encoding ribonuclease T encodes MTDPTPAPAAAPVSEVPQAQRAMSQRFRGFLPVVVDVETGGFDSQRNALLEIAAVPIEMDENGLLYPGQTASAHVVPAEGLEIDPKSLEVTGIILDHPFRLAKEEKAALDHIFTPVRAAMKKYGCQRAILVGHNAHFDLGFVNAAVARTGHKRNPFHPFSVFDTVTLAGIAYGQTVLARAANAAGLGWDANEAHSAVYDTEQTARLFCTIANAWPR; translated from the coding sequence ATGACCGACCCCACCCCCGCACCTGCCGCCGCCCCCGTTTCCGAAGTACCCCAGGCGCAGCGCGCGATGTCGCAACGCTTCCGCGGCTTCCTGCCGGTGGTGGTGGACGTGGAGACCGGCGGTTTCGACAGCCAGCGCAACGCGCTGCTGGAAATCGCCGCCGTACCGATCGAGATGGACGAGAACGGCCTGCTCTACCCCGGCCAGACCGCCAGCGCCCACGTGGTGCCGGCCGAGGGCCTGGAGATCGATCCGAAGTCGCTGGAAGTCACCGGCATCATCCTCGACCATCCGTTCCGGCTCGCCAAGGAAGAGAAGGCCGCGCTGGACCACATCTTCACCCCGGTGCGTGCGGCGATGAAGAAATACGGCTGCCAGCGCGCCATCCTGGTCGGCCACAACGCGCATTTCGATCTCGGCTTCGTCAACGCCGCCGTGGCCCGCACCGGGCACAAGCGCAACCCGTTCCATCCGTTCAGCGTGTTCGACACGGTGACCCTGGCCGGCATTGCCTACGGCCAGACCGTGCTGGCACGCGCGGCCAATGCGGCCGGGCTGGGCTGGGATGCCAACGAGGCGCACAGCGCGGTGTATGACACCGAGCAGACCGCACGGCTGTTCTGCACCATCGCCAACGCCTGGCCGCGGTAA
- the pstS gene encoding phosphate ABC transporter substrate-binding protein PstS: MIHAFKSRAAVAILAASSVFAANAADVTGAGASFIYPVMSKWSADYSTATGKKVNYQSIGSGGGIAQIKAATVDFGSSDAPLKPEELAAAGLAQFPSVIGGVVPVINVAGVAPGALKLDGPTLANIFLGKIKTWNDPAIAALNSGLTLPNAKITIVHRSDGSGTTFNFVNYLSKVSPEWKSKVGEGTSVQWPAGIGGKGNEGVAAYVKQIKGGIGYVELSYALQNKMSYAAMKNAAGKIVQPSDASFSAAAASADWANARDFYLVMTNAPGADAWPITATNFILVRKQPKNVAGAKATQEFFRWIYKNGDAQAKQLDYVPLPDTLVRQIETYWTQNLKY, from the coding sequence GTGATCCACGCCTTCAAGTCACGCGCTGCCGTCGCCATTCTGGCCGCGTCGTCCGTGTTTGCCGCCAACGCCGCCGATGTCACCGGCGCGGGCGCCTCGTTCATCTACCCGGTCATGTCCAAGTGGTCCGCGGACTACAGCACCGCCACCGGCAAGAAGGTCAACTACCAGTCGATTGGTTCCGGCGGTGGCATCGCGCAGATCAAGGCCGCGACCGTCGACTTCGGTTCGTCCGACGCACCGCTGAAGCCGGAAGAGCTGGCGGCTGCGGGCCTGGCCCAGTTCCCGTCGGTCATCGGCGGCGTGGTGCCGGTCATCAACGTGGCTGGCGTCGCCCCGGGCGCGCTGAAGCTGGATGGCCCGACCCTGGCCAACATCTTCCTCGGCAAGATCAAGACCTGGAACGACCCGGCCATCGCTGCCCTGAACAGCGGCCTGACCCTGCCCAACGCCAAGATCACCATCGTCCACCGTTCGGACGGTTCGGGCACCACCTTCAACTTCGTCAACTACCTGTCCAAGGTCAGCCCGGAGTGGAAGAGCAAGGTCGGTGAAGGCACCTCGGTGCAGTGGCCGGCCGGCATCGGCGGCAAGGGCAACGAAGGCGTCGCTGCCTATGTGAAGCAGATCAAGGGCGGCATCGGCTACGTCGAACTGTCCTACGCGCTGCAGAACAAGATGTCCTACGCGGCGATGAAGAATGCGGCCGGCAAGATCGTGCAGCCGTCGGACGCCTCGTTCTCGGCCGCTGCGGCCAGCGCTGACTGGGCCAACGCCCGCGACTTCTACCTGGTGATGACCAACGCCCCGGGCGCCGATGCCTGGCCGATCACCGCCACCAACTTCATCCTGGTGCGCAAGCAGCCGAAGAACGTGGCCGGTGCCAAGGCGACGCAGGAATTCTTCCGCTGGATCTACAAGAACGGCGACGCCCAGGCCAAGCAGCTGGACTACGTGCCGCTGCCGGACACGCTGGTGCGCCAGATCGAGACCTACTGGACCCAGAACCTGAAGTACTGA
- the pstB gene encoding phosphate ABC transporter ATP-binding protein PstB yields MNDLSNAVPMQRIAVPASHENLHAPSPVKLAARGLDFYYDKFHALKGINLEIPEKRVTALIGPSGCGKSTLLRIFNRIYALYPKLEARGEVLLDGENILSPKYPMNRLRSKVGMVFQKPVPFPMTIFENVAYGIRHHEKLSKADMADRVEQALRQGALWDEVKDKLNQSALGLSGGQQQRLCIARAVALRPSVLLLDEPTSALDPISTSRIEQLVEELKHEYTIVIVTHNMQQAARVSDYTAFMYLGDLIEHDRTEVIFSQPSKQQTEDYITGRFG; encoded by the coding sequence ATGAACGACCTTTCCAACGCCGTGCCGATGCAGCGCATCGCCGTGCCGGCCTCGCACGAGAACCTGCACGCGCCGTCGCCGGTCAAGCTGGCTGCGCGTGGTCTGGACTTCTACTACGACAAGTTCCACGCCCTGAAGGGCATCAACCTGGAGATTCCGGAAAAGCGCGTGACCGCGCTGATCGGGCCCTCCGGTTGCGGCAAGTCGACCCTGCTGCGCATCTTCAACCGCATCTACGCGCTGTACCCGAAGCTGGAAGCACGCGGCGAAGTGCTGCTGGACGGCGAGAACATCCTGTCGCCGAAGTACCCGATGAACCGCCTGCGCAGCAAGGTGGGCATGGTGTTCCAGAAGCCGGTGCCGTTCCCGATGACCATCTTCGAGAACGTGGCCTATGGCATCCGCCACCACGAGAAGCTGTCCAAGGCCGACATGGCCGACCGCGTCGAGCAGGCGCTGCGCCAGGGCGCGCTGTGGGACGAGGTGAAGGACAAGCTCAACCAGAGCGCGCTGGGCCTGTCCGGCGGCCAGCAGCAGCGCCTGTGCATCGCCCGTGCCGTGGCCCTGCGCCCGTCGGTGCTGCTGCTGGACGAGCCGACCTCGGCGCTGGATCCGATCTCCACCAGCCGCATCGAGCAGCTGGTGGAAGAACTGAAGCACGAGTACACCATCGTGATCGTGACCCACAACATGCAGCAGGCCGCGCGCGTGTCCGACTACACCGCCTTCATGTACCTGGGCGACCTGATCGAGCATGACCGCACCGAAGTGATCTTCTCGCAGCCGTCCAAGCAGCAGACCGAAGACTACATCACCGGTCGCTTCGGCTGA
- the pstS gene encoding phosphate ABC transporter substrate-binding protein PstS: protein MKLHSAGLAALSLAIALGLSACGGDKPAAQQPTADGAAAPAAAGAKVSAEVSGAGASFIYPLVSKWSADYNAATGAKINYQSIGSGGGIAQIKAGTVDFGSSDKPLSSEELAQAGLAQFPSAIGGVVPVVNIDGLEAGKLRLSGALLADIFLGKVKTWNDPAIVAANPGVTLPDGKITLVHRSDGSGTTFNFSNYLSKVSPEWKTKVGEGTSVQWPDGVGGKGNEGVASYVKQIKGSIGYVELAYALQNAMPYTSLQNAAGTWVQPSAETFAAAAASADWASAKDFNLVITNAPGEQAWPITATNFMLMQKQPKDAKRNQDALAFFKWAFESGQAQANELHYVPLPAELVKQIEAYWATELK from the coding sequence ATGAAACTGCACTCGGCCGGCCTTGCCGCCCTTTCCCTGGCCATCGCCCTGGGCCTGTCGGCCTGCGGTGGCGACAAGCCGGCAGCGCAGCAGCCCACCGCCGACGGCGCCGCCGCCCCGGCCGCCGCCGGTGCCAAGGTCAGCGCTGAAGTTTCCGGCGCCGGCGCTTCCTTCATCTACCCGCTGGTGTCCAAGTGGTCGGCCGACTACAACGCGGCCACCGGCGCCAAGATCAACTACCAGTCGATCGGTTCGGGTGGCGGCATCGCCCAGATCAAGGCCGGCACCGTCGACTTCGGTTCGTCCGACAAGCCGTTGAGCAGCGAAGAGCTGGCCCAGGCCGGCCTGGCGCAGTTCCCGTCGGCCATCGGCGGCGTGGTTCCGGTGGTCAACATCGACGGCCTGGAAGCCGGCAAGCTGCGCCTGAGCGGCGCCCTGCTGGCCGACATCTTCCTGGGCAAGGTCAAGACCTGGAACGACCCGGCCATCGTCGCCGCCAATCCGGGCGTGACCCTGCCGGACGGCAAGATCACCCTGGTCCACCGTTCGGATGGTTCGGGCACCACCTTCAACTTCTCCAACTACCTGTCCAAGGTCAGCCCGGAGTGGAAGACCAAGGTCGGCGAAGGCACCTCGGTGCAGTGGCCGGACGGCGTGGGTGGCAAGGGCAATGAAGGCGTGGCGTCGTATGTGAAGCAGATCAAGGGTTCGATCGGCTACGTCGAGCTGGCCTATGCGCTGCAGAACGCGATGCCGTACACCTCGCTGCAGAACGCCGCCGGCACCTGGGTGCAGCCGAGCGCGGAAACCTTCGCCGCCGCGGCCGCCAGCGCCGACTGGGCCAGCGCCAAGGACTTCAACCTGGTCATCACCAACGCCCCGGGCGAGCAGGCGTGGCCGATCACCGCCACCAACTTCATGCTGATGCAGAAGCAGCCGAAGGATGCCAAGCGCAACCAGGATGCCCTGGCGTTCTTCAAGTGGGCCTTCGAAAGCGGCCAGGCCCAGGCCAACGAGCTGCACTACGTGCCGCTGCCGGCCGAGCTGGTCAAGCAGATCGAAGCCTACTGGGCGACCGAACTGAAGTGA
- the pstC gene encoding phosphate ABC transporter permease subunit PstC produces the protein MNAIAQPVAAPSTRDTRDARNDKLFRWVLVGTVIFVLIALACAALSMLWGGRHALQMQGLSFFFSSDWNPVENKFGALAPIYGTLVTALIAMVIAVPVSFGIAFFLTEVAPRWLRGPVGTAIELLAGIPSIIYGMWGLFVLVPVMTEYVTPFLNETLGEWPVIGPLFQGPPLGIGMLTAGFVLAIMVIPFISSVMREVFLTVPTRLKESAYALGSTKWEVSWDIVLPYTRSAVIGGVFLGLGRALGETMAVAFVIGNSVRLSPSLLEPGTTIAALIANDFGEATETYRSALLLLGFVLFIVTFVVLAIARLMLMRLSRKEGN, from the coding sequence ATGAATGCCATCGCCCAGCCTGTAGCAGCCCCGTCCACGCGTGATACGCGTGATGCCCGCAACGACAAACTGTTCCGATGGGTGCTGGTCGGCACCGTCATTTTCGTCCTGATCGCGCTGGCCTGTGCCGCGCTGTCGATGCTGTGGGGCGGCCGTCATGCCCTGCAGATGCAAGGCCTCAGCTTCTTCTTCTCGTCCGACTGGAATCCGGTCGAGAACAAGTTCGGCGCGCTCGCTCCGATCTACGGCACCCTGGTCACCGCGCTGATCGCGATGGTCATCGCCGTGCCGGTCAGCTTCGGCATCGCCTTCTTCCTGACCGAAGTCGCCCCGCGCTGGCTGCGCGGCCCGGTCGGTACCGCCATCGAACTGCTGGCGGGCATCCCCTCGATCATCTACGGCATGTGGGGCCTGTTCGTGCTGGTGCCGGTGATGACCGAGTACGTAACCCCGTTCCTCAACGAAACCCTGGGCGAATGGCCGGTCATCGGCCCGCTGTTCCAGGGCCCGCCGCTGGGCATCGGCATGCTCACCGCCGGCTTCGTGCTGGCCATCATGGTCATCCCCTTCATCTCCTCGGTGATGCGCGAAGTGTTCCTGACCGTGCCGACCCGGCTGAAGGAATCGGCCTACGCGCTCGGTTCGACCAAGTGGGAAGTCAGCTGGGACATCGTGCTGCCCTACACCCGCTCGGCGGTGATCGGCGGTGTGTTCCTCGGCCTCGGCCGTGCGCTGGGCGAGACCATGGCCGTGGCCTTCGTGATCGGCAACAGCGTGCGGCTGTCGCCGTCGCTGCTGGAACCGGGCACCACCATCGCCGCGCTGATCGCCAACGACTTCGGTGAAGCCACCGAAACCTACCGCTCGGCGCTGCTGCTGCTCGGCTTCGTCCTCTTCATCGTCACCTTCGTGGTGCTCGCCATCGCCCGTCTGATGCTGATGCGCCTGTCCCGCAAGGAGGGCAACTGA
- a CDS encoding HvfC family RiPP maturation protein: MADAPTPLRAQQHAFTAHLRDPQAVAAPPGLEPRRVAVYQRLLFNNLLGLLSTGFPVCVRLLGGSAWSDLVRHYFASHRCQTPLFTGLAAEFVQWLQAQPQLPHPALAELAHYEWVETALYQLQAEPLPAPGDVDPLRVPLQRSPLAWPLLYHWPVHRLGAGDAPAHPPSEPTGLLVRRQADGEVRFATLSPLAVDLLSRIGEQPGLDGHAYLQHLATAHGLAEDALAGPGAALLQQFLQAGVIGPLTSPP; this comes from the coding sequence ATGGCTGATGCGCCCACCCCGCTGCGCGCACAGCAGCATGCCTTCACCGCGCACCTGCGCGATCCGCAGGCGGTGGCCGCACCGCCCGGCCTGGAGCCACGGCGGGTGGCGGTGTACCAGCGGCTGCTGTTCAACAACCTGCTCGGCCTGTTGAGCACGGGCTTCCCGGTCTGCGTGCGCCTGCTCGGCGGATCGGCCTGGAGCGACCTGGTGCGCCACTACTTCGCCAGCCATCGCTGCCAGACGCCGCTGTTCACCGGGCTGGCCGCCGAGTTCGTGCAATGGCTGCAGGCGCAGCCGCAGCTGCCACACCCCGCGCTGGCCGAGCTGGCCCACTACGAGTGGGTGGAGACCGCGCTGTATCAGTTGCAGGCCGAGCCGCTTCCGGCGCCCGGCGATGTCGATCCGCTGCGCGTGCCGCTGCAGCGCTCGCCGCTGGCGTGGCCGCTGCTGTATCACTGGCCGGTGCACCGGCTCGGTGCCGGGGATGCGCCGGCGCATCCGCCCAGCGAACCGACCGGCCTGCTGGTTCGCCGCCAGGCCGATGGCGAAGTGCGCTTCGCCACGCTCAGCCCATTGGCGGTGGACCTGCTGTCGCGCATCGGCGAGCAGCCTGGGCTGGACGGGCATGCCTACCTGCAGCACCTGGCCACTGCGCATGGCCTGGCCGAAGACGCACTGGCCGGCCCCGGTGCCGCGCTGCTGCAGCAGTTCCTGCAGGCCGGCGTGATCGGCCCGCTCACCTCCCCGCCCTGA
- the pstA gene encoding phosphate ABC transporter permease PstA — MSSTADSLYLRRRIGNVVAITLSCATALFGLFFLGWILFTLAAKGLAGINLDLFTKMTPPPMQEGGLANAFFGSAVMCALAIGIGTPLGVLAGTWLAEYGNARKAGTVVRFVNDILLSAPSIVLGLFVYTLYVMQTGGNFSAFAGALSLAFIVLPVVVRTTDEMLRLVPSQMREAALSLGIPQWKVIVQVLYRSASAGIITGILLALARISGETAPLLFTAFGNQYWNSNVFQPMASVPVVMNQFAGSPYESWQVLAWAGALVLTVFVLLVSLAARGILLRNRISHD; from the coding sequence ATGTCCAGCACCGCTGACTCCCTGTACCTGCGCCGTCGCATCGGCAACGTCGTTGCGATCACGCTGTCCTGCGCCACTGCCCTGTTCGGCCTGTTCTTCCTGGGCTGGATCCTGTTCACCCTGGCGGCCAAGGGCCTGGCCGGCATCAATCTGGATCTGTTCACCAAGATGACGCCGCCGCCGATGCAGGAAGGCGGCCTGGCCAACGCCTTCTTCGGCAGCGCGGTGATGTGCGCGCTGGCGATCGGCATCGGCACCCCGCTGGGCGTGCTGGCCGGCACCTGGCTGGCCGAGTACGGCAACGCCCGCAAGGCCGGCACCGTGGTCCGCTTCGTCAACGACATCCTGCTGTCGGCACCGTCGATCGTGCTGGGCCTGTTCGTCTACACCCTGTACGTGATGCAGACCGGTGGCAACTTCTCCGCCTTCGCCGGTGCGCTGTCGCTGGCCTTCATCGTGCTGCCGGTGGTGGTGCGCACCACCGACGAGATGCTGCGCCTGGTGCCTTCGCAGATGCGCGAGGCCGCGCTGTCGCTGGGCATCCCGCAGTGGAAGGTGATCGTGCAGGTGCTCTACCGCAGTGCCTCGGCCGGCATCATCACCGGCATCCTGCTGGCGCTGGCCCGCATCTCCGGTGAAACCGCGCCGCTGCTGTTCACCGCCTTCGGCAACCAGTACTGGAACAGCAACGTGTTCCAGCCGATGGCTTCGGTGCCGGTGGTGATGAACCAGTTCGCCGGCAGCCCGTATGAATCCTGGCAGGTACTGGCCTGGGCCGGTGCCCTGGTGCTGACTGTCTTCGTGTTGCTGGTCAGCCTTGCCGCCCGCGGCATCCTGCTGCGCAACCGCATCTCCCATGACTGA